The proteins below are encoded in one region of Pseudophryne corroboree isolate aPseCor3 chromosome 8, aPseCor3.hap2, whole genome shotgun sequence:
- the LOC134949883 gene encoding putative inactive cytochrome P450 2G1 — protein MVTVLAHDKKKAIVMPGHKTNKATSWLWNYFYPNPGNILKASAPFVGPKLVEGTTVFPLLTSVLKDSKHSRNPANFDPGHCLDKNGKFQKNEAFMQFSTGRRILENLGEDLGEGMAKMEIFIFLTFILQNFNLKSDEDPSHIDVSPLPNTNGTTPHPYEIRFVPR, from the exons ATGGttacagttcttgcccatgataaaaagaaagccattgtgatgcctgggcataagaccaataaagccacctcttggttgtggaattatttttacccaaatcctggtaACAttttgaaggcatctgctccatttgtggggccaaagttagtagag GGCACAACTGTGTTTCCTCTTCTGACCTCTGTCTTGAAGGATTCAAAACACTCTAGAAACCCGGCGAATTTTGATCCAGGTCACTGTCTGGATAAGAATGGCAAGTTCCAGAAAAATGAAGCTTTCATGCAATTTTCCACAG GGAGGAGGATCTTGGAGAATCTTGGAGAGGATCTTGGAGAAGGGATGGCGAAAATGGAGATTTTTATTTTCCTCACCTTCATCCTGCAGAATTTCAACCTGAAATCTGACGAGGACCCTTCACATATTGACGTATCCCCTCTGCCCAACACCAACGGCACTACACCTCACCCTTATGAAATAAGATTTGTCCCACGCTAA